From a single Intestinibaculum porci genomic region:
- the mreB gene encoding rod shape-determining protein, with protein MPLSKEIGIDLGTANILIYEKGKGIVVNEPSVVTINTDTNRPVAVGEEAREMLGKTPGNLKTIRPLKDGVIADFQVTEVLITHFINKLNLKGLFARPVILICCPSNITSIERSAIQDVALRCGAKRVYIEEEPKVAAVGAGLDISKPSGNMVVDIGGGTTDVAVLSLGDIVTSQSLKTAGDKMDAEIVKYVKDKYKLLIGDSTAEHVKMEIGCAYDGDPDKKVDVRGRDLVTGLPKTIQVSEAEVEEALHEICETILASAKQVLEQTPPELSADIVNKGVFLTGGGALLHNLDKFMEQGLKVPVFVADKPLDCVAEGCGVMLENTVFLD; from the coding sequence ATGCCATTATCGAAAGAAATCGGTATCGACTTAGGAACTGCGAATATCCTGATTTACGAAAAAGGAAAAGGGATTGTCGTAAACGAACCATCAGTCGTTACTATTAATACTGATACAAACAGACCTGTGGCTGTCGGCGAAGAAGCAAGAGAAATGCTTGGGAAAACGCCAGGAAACCTGAAGACGATCCGTCCGTTAAAGGATGGTGTCATCGCAGACTTCCAGGTTACAGAAGTTCTGATTACCCATTTCATTAATAAATTAAACTTAAAAGGTTTATTTGCTCGTCCAGTTATCTTAATCTGCTGTCCAAGTAATATTACTTCGATTGAACGAAGCGCGATCCAGGACGTCGCCTTAAGATGCGGAGCGAAACGTGTGTACATTGAAGAAGAACCAAAGGTGGCAGCTGTAGGAGCTGGCTTAGATATTTCTAAACCTTCTGGCAACATGGTTGTCGATATCGGTGGGGGGACCACTGACGTGGCGGTGCTTTCTTTAGGTGATATCGTAACATCACAGTCGTTAAAAACGGCTGGCGATAAGATGGATGCGGAAATCGTAAAATACGTTAAGGATAAATACAAGTTATTAATTGGGGACTCTACGGCTGAGCATGTCAAGATGGAAATCGGCTGTGCTTATGATGGTGATCCTGATAAGAAAGTTGATGTCCGCGGGCGTGACTTAGTGACTGGGTTACCAAAGACGATCCAGGTTTCTGAAGCGGAAGTTGAAGAAGCTTTACACGAAATCTGTGAAACCATCTTAGCGAGTGCTAAGCAGGTGTTAGAGCAGACACCACCAGAATTATCTGCCGACATCGTTAATAAAGGTGTCTTCTTAACTGGCGGGGGCGCACTGCTTCATAACTTAGATAAGTTCATGGAACAGGGCTTAAAAGTACCAGTCTTCGTAGCGGATAAACCACTTGACTGTGTCGCTGAAGGCTGTGGCGTCATGTTAGAGAATACAGTATTTTTAGACTAA
- a CDS encoding HD domain-containing protein, which yields MGRLKTLKGIIEEELKEMDPTKKTAAMAHLYGVSLQATIIARHRGENSELLAMAGMLHDIAAYKTGSYEDHAHKGANIAKEILKQHQLTNSEETKLIVEAIAHHDDKDRKDSAFDEVLKDADVMDHVFKDLDKPVKAKEQARYEALCEEFQL from the coding sequence ATGGGAAGACTCAAAACATTAAAAGGCATTATTGAGGAAGAACTTAAAGAGATGGATCCCACTAAAAAGACCGCGGCGATGGCCCATTTATATGGCGTCAGTCTGCAGGCGACAATTATCGCGCGTCATCGCGGGGAAAACAGCGAACTATTAGCGATGGCGGGCATGTTACATGATATCGCAGCTTATAAAACCGGCAGCTATGAGGATCATGCCCATAAAGGGGCGAATATAGCGAAGGAGATTTTAAAGCAGCATCAGCTCACAAATAGCGAAGAGACCAAACTGATTGTCGAGGCGATTGCTCATCATGATGACAAAGATCGCAAAGATTCCGCTTTTGATGAAGTTTTAAAAGATGCCGATGTGATGGATCATGTTTTTAAAGATTTAGATAAACCCGTGAAAGCCAAAGAGCAGGCGCGTTATGAGGCGCTTTGTGAAGAGTTTCAGCTTTGA
- a CDS encoding kinase to dihydroxyacetone kinase, giving the protein MPEQTIEYRYDTQLLIDGEDLDEDEINDYFVEHFKGDCLLAVGDEDLIKIHYHTNEPWDVLKYCRTLGEIYDIVIEDMDRQARGLKG; this is encoded by the coding sequence ATGCCAGAACAGACAATTGAATACAGATATGATACACAGTTATTAATTGATGGTGAAGATCTTGATGAAGATGAAATCAATGATTACTTCGTTGAACATTTTAAAGGAGACTGCTTATTGGCAGTTGGTGATGAAGATCTGATTAAGATTCATTATCATACGAATGAACCTTGGGATGTCTTAAAATACTGCCGTACGCTTGGAGAAATTTACGATATCGTTATTGAAGATATGGATCGCCAGGCCCGCGGCTTAAAAGGATAG